In the Nitrospira sp. genome, one interval contains:
- a CDS encoding DUF4157 domain-containing protein — protein MTRRLQTQSRPSAGRNTQSCSCGNTCQDCRARQNSTLLPHAWTGPVPSLVPEVLASPGAPLESRLRGQMESRFGHDFGKVRVHQDGRAAASAAAVQARAYTVGHQIVLGSAAAGMMGSDTMPLLDHELAHVVQQDRAAGTSHSVGVLQRAGLDEPIVQAPSASASSAPENQAAGLPEPDCNTRVADLFLLGAISCPQRSECCFAQIHDRKNRNLTGIFRADHQLEGRPDCEYGDQKHHDFWLANHWRIVEITTSALTVMNMCGREETLDVEGIGTVKGEPASATVPARAPSSASLPPHIVDHTQGMWGKSHKIHYDDQCNAVHFVPNEPGKETKMYRWDAAQQSFVNEHDPTDTKTPGQLEKFAGVVLKEYVDGEWQGTNCGDMPRWAL, from the coding sequence ATGACACGAAGGTTGCAGACCCAATCACGTCCTTCTGCGGGGCGCAATACACAATCCTGCTCCTGCGGCAATACCTGTCAGGATTGTCGCGCCAGACAGAACAGTACATTGCTGCCGCATGCCTGGACGGGTCCGGTGCCGTCGCTGGTGCCAGAAGTGCTCGCGTCGCCCGGAGCGCCGCTGGAGTCCCGACTCCGCGGGCAGATGGAGTCACGGTTCGGCCATGATTTCGGAAAGGTGCGTGTGCACCAGGATGGACGGGCTGCAGCCTCAGCCGCGGCAGTTCAGGCGAGGGCCTACACGGTCGGGCACCAGATTGTGCTGGGATCAGCCGCGGCCGGAATGATGGGCAGCGATACCATGCCGCTGCTGGACCACGAATTGGCGCATGTCGTGCAACAGGACCGGGCCGCGGGTACTTCGCATTCCGTCGGTGTCTTGCAACGTGCCGGTCTCGATGAGCCGATCGTCCAGGCTCCGTCCGCCTCTGCTTCGAGTGCGCCGGAGAACCAAGCCGCGGGATTGCCCGAGCCGGACTGCAACACACGCGTGGCCGATCTGTTCCTGCTCGGCGCCATTTCGTGCCCGCAGCGATCGGAATGTTGCTTTGCCCAAATCCATGACCGGAAGAATAGAAACCTCACGGGCATCTTCCGCGCAGACCATCAATTGGAAGGCAGGCCCGACTGCGAGTACGGGGACCAAAAACACCACGATTTCTGGCTGGCCAATCACTGGCGGATTGTCGAGATCACGACGTCGGCGCTGACGGTGATGAACATGTGCGGGCGCGAGGAAACGTTGGATGTGGAAGGGATCGGCACGGTCAAGGGAGAGCCGGCTTCGGCTACCGTTCCCGCTCGTGCGCCCTCTTCGGCGTCGCTGCCGCCGCACATTGTGGACCATACCCAAGGCATGTGGGGCAAGTCGCACAAGATCCACTACGATGATCAATGCAATGCGGTTCATTTCGTTCCCAATGAGCCAGGAAAAGAGACCAAGATGTATCGTTGGGACGCGGCGCAGCAGAGCTTTGTCAATGAACACGATCCCACCGATACCAAAACACCAGGTCAACTCGAGAAATTCGCGGGGGTGGTGTTGAAGGAGTATGTAGACGGCGAATGGCAAGGAACCAACTGTGGCGACATGCCGAGGTGGGCGTTGTGA
- a CDS encoding DUF4157 domain-containing protein, with product MRRTDHFHGPISISSARDGPERSTLPPRARAAARDLTGALPGLGIQAGYEFGRIPIFPVSRERHRVPDVSKPTDHVEREAEQMARAVLQQPAGFSRQQEGLGIRDTATTSDVHSADTSGQPLAPATRMFFETRFGVDLGRVRIFSDSRAAREAESINAKAFTTEERIVFGSGAYAPETASGRGLMAHELAHVVQQRTSRAPSNRLYRSPQDHPNETQAEVQRLAEEMNQLAVKNAWAGVDRTYRQIETLGDGAFALAQDPAALHFLGAQAARNLGDIRRYKSLIQRATTALLATGRSPDDQQLAMLQGELTAIDQAYGAVTIAPRSKRSANAKKGESVGPELVPAVMPFAGDQRVSIERARAQIMETGSFSGMLPAGAYTLGTESFAVIAGTNVPQVLWGP from the coding sequence ATGCGAAGGACGGACCATTTCCACGGGCCTATCTCGATTTCCTCGGCTCGTGACGGGCCGGAGAGATCAACTCTTCCGCCAAGGGCACGTGCGGCGGCCAGGGATCTGACGGGGGCGCTGCCCGGACTCGGCATTCAGGCCGGGTATGAGTTTGGGCGCATTCCGATCTTCCCGGTGAGCCGCGAACGCCATCGAGTTCCGGATGTTTCCAAACCGACCGACCACGTGGAACGGGAAGCAGAGCAAATGGCACGCGCTGTTTTACAGCAGCCGGCCGGATTTTCCCGGCAGCAAGAGGGGCTAGGCATCCGGGACACCGCGACGACGTCCGACGTGCATTCGGCCGACACCAGCGGACAACCGCTGGCCCCGGCTACGCGGATGTTTTTTGAAACACGTTTCGGTGTCGATCTTGGTCGCGTGCGAATTTTTTCAGACTCCCGTGCGGCGCGCGAGGCCGAATCCATCAACGCGAAGGCCTTCACCACCGAGGAGCGGATTGTGTTTGGATCCGGAGCCTACGCCCCGGAGACCGCATCGGGACGTGGGCTCATGGCCCATGAGTTGGCGCATGTGGTTCAGCAGCGGACATCCCGGGCGCCTTCAAACCGACTCTATCGCAGCCCGCAGGACCATCCCAACGAGACGCAAGCCGAGGTACAACGACTTGCGGAGGAAATGAATCAGCTCGCGGTGAAGAACGCCTGGGCCGGGGTTGATCGCACCTATCGGCAGATCGAGACGCTGGGCGACGGTGCATTTGCTCTGGCGCAGGATCCGGCCGCGCTTCACTTTTTAGGGGCCCAGGCTGCCAGGAACCTCGGCGACATCCGGCGCTACAAGTCTCTGATCCAACGGGCGACAACGGCGCTGCTGGCTACGGGGCGTTCCCCTGATGATCAGCAGCTAGCCATGCTGCAGGGAGAACTGACCGCGATTGATCAGGCCTATGGCGCGGTGACGATCGCGCCACGATCCAAGCGGTCGGCAAATGCCAAGAAAGGTGAGTCGGTGGGACCCGAGTTGGTGCCGGCCGTGATGCCGTTTGCCGGAGATCAGCGCGTGAGTATCGAACGCGCGCGAGCGCAGATCATGGAGACCGGTTCATTTTCCGGGATGTTGCCGGCTGGAGCCTATACGCTCGGAACGGAATCGTTTGCGGTCATCGCGGGCACCAATGTTCCGCAAGTGCTCTGGGGACCGTAA
- a CDS encoding radical SAM protein encodes MQGPAGQYPTLQVHPGRRCNLQCLHCYSDSGPAVSEQLNIDLLQAAVADAAAIGYKVMSVSGGEPLLYPALGQLLHAAHDAGLVTTVTTNGMLLEQRQLDVLRADCDLVAISLDGIPESHNFMRNSPRAFDEMCARLPALRASGIPFGFIFTLTFHNVHELDWVAEFAVEQGASLLQLHPLEPVGRATCRLGESYPDGEENAAALCEAGRIRELYGEELDVQIDLATVPAMLEHPTRVFVREATLCGAQTVADVIAPLVIETSGLVSPMQYGFPRAWAWGNIKDRPLPDLAAEWITRDYAAFLTLCRLVYEQAVRKDNEPVLNWYEQVYAAASQFPPAQVREQLMQTCASELSE; translated from the coding sequence ATGCAAGGACCAGCCGGACAATATCCGACGTTGCAGGTCCATCCGGGTAGACGCTGCAACCTACAATGCCTGCATTGTTACTCGGATTCGGGACCGGCGGTGTCCGAGCAGCTGAACATCGATCTGTTGCAGGCGGCAGTCGCGGATGCGGCCGCCATCGGCTACAAGGTGATGTCAGTATCCGGCGGGGAACCCCTGCTGTATCCTGCCTTGGGGCAGCTGTTGCACGCAGCCCATGACGCGGGTCTCGTGACGACGGTCACGACGAACGGCATGCTCCTCGAGCAACGCCAGTTGGACGTCTTACGGGCTGATTGCGACCTCGTCGCAATCAGCCTGGACGGCATTCCTGAATCACACAACTTCATGCGCAATTCGCCGCGGGCCTTCGATGAGATGTGCGCCCGCCTCCCCGCGCTGCGCGCCTCTGGGATTCCCTTCGGGTTTATCTTCACGCTGACGTTCCACAACGTCCACGAATTGGACTGGGTCGCGGAATTCGCCGTCGAACAAGGCGCCTCGCTGCTGCAACTCCATCCATTGGAACCGGTAGGGCGGGCGACGTGCAGACTGGGTGAGTCGTATCCGGACGGAGAAGAGAATGCGGCAGCCCTCTGCGAGGCAGGGCGCATCCGTGAGTTGTATGGGGAAGAACTGGACGTGCAGATCGACCTGGCTACGGTTCCGGCCATGCTGGAACATCCAACGCGGGTGTTCGTGCGGGAGGCGACATTGTGCGGCGCGCAGACGGTGGCCGATGTCATCGCGCCCTTGGTCATCGAGACCAGCGGGCTTGTCTCACCCATGCAATACGGGTTTCCCCGCGCCTGGGCCTGGGGAAACATCAAGGACCGTCCCCTACCGGACCTGGCTGCGGAATGGATCACGCGCGACTATGCGGCGTTTCTCACACTCTGCCGCCTCGTCTACGAACAGGCGGTGCGCAAGGACAACGAGCCGGTGTTGAATTGGTACGAACAGGTGTACGCCGCAGCCTCGCAATTTCCTCCCGCGCAGGTGCGCGAACAGCTCATGCAGACCTGTGCCTCCGAGCTCAGTGAGTAG
- a CDS encoding DUF1353 domain-containing protein — protein MAKRSTTPAAAPLRSALPKPVVTYDDPEWRLIDDCCYGALDGSVITAKRGLRSDLASIPRLFWAIIASHEFLLIVPIMHDVIYRCGGKVGVPHGEVEPAGRVFDRKVADDVCLELMTRSNISDWKRNVAYLAVLAFGPSSWRQV, from the coding sequence ATGGCGAAGCGATCAACCACTCCGGCTGCTGCTCCACTGCGATCGGCGCTGCCCAAGCCGGTCGTCACCTATGACGATCCGGAATGGAGACTGATCGACGATTGTTGTTATGGCGCGCTGGATGGCTCTGTCATTACTGCCAAACGAGGGCTTAGAAGCGACCTGGCCAGCATTCCCCGTCTCTTCTGGGCGATCATCGCCTCGCACGAATTCTTGCTCATCGTGCCGATCATGCATGATGTGATCTATCGATGCGGAGGGAAGGTGGGCGTGCCTCACGGTGAAGTCGAGCCGGCCGGCAGGGTGTTCGATCGAAAAGTCGCAGATGATGTGTGTCTTGAATTGATGACGAGGTCGAACATTTCCGATTGGAAACGGAATGTGGCCTATCTGGCCGTCCTGGCGTTTGGCCCGTCATCCTGGCGACAAGTCTGA
- a CDS encoding AraC family transcriptional regulator — translation MDVLSEVLKAVKLDGAVFFHGEFSAPWCMREPDADTMASYLSAASKHVIIFHLLTEGRGHARIESEARPLSLIAGDLVIFPHGDAHVMGNGPPVKPVDSSTHLQQVLAEGRMLSQYGGGGEMTKLICGYLTCERHLSQVFLAGLPALMKLHIRDEPSGRWLEDSLRYSVGQAEAADPGGETVLAKLSEVLFVEALRRYVAQLPATQSGWLAGLRDPAVGKALACLHRDPARPWTIATLAVEVGLSRSVLAERFRHYLSDTPIGYLTRWRLQLAAQQLASTSKSVAEVAGEVGYESEPSFNRAFKREFGLPPARFRSQSRTTGGTAIPGRNTTRLHTR, via the coding sequence ATGGATGTCCTGTCCGAAGTGTTGAAGGCCGTAAAGCTCGACGGCGCCGTGTTTTTCCACGGAGAATTCTCCGCGCCCTGGTGTATGCGCGAACCGGATGCGGACACAATGGCTTCGTATCTCTCCGCTGCTTCGAAGCATGTGATCATTTTTCATCTCCTGACCGAAGGGCGCGGCCATGCTCGTATCGAGAGTGAGGCGCGTCCGCTGTCGTTGATCGCGGGAGACCTCGTCATTTTTCCTCACGGTGATGCGCATGTGATGGGGAACGGCCCGCCAGTGAAACCGGTCGACAGTTCTACGCACCTGCAACAGGTGCTGGCCGAGGGCCGGATGCTCTCGCAATACGGGGGCGGCGGCGAGATGACAAAGTTGATCTGCGGGTACCTGACGTGCGAGCGGCACCTGAGTCAGGTGTTCCTTGCGGGACTGCCTGCGCTGATGAAGCTCCACATTCGCGACGAACCGTCAGGGCGATGGTTGGAGGATTCGCTCCGCTATTCGGTGGGACAAGCCGAGGCAGCAGACCCCGGCGGGGAGACGGTGCTCGCGAAACTATCCGAGGTGTTGTTCGTTGAAGCATTGCGGCGATATGTGGCACAACTGCCCGCCACCCAGAGCGGCTGGCTGGCCGGGTTGCGTGACCCGGCCGTAGGCAAAGCCCTGGCATGCCTGCATCGAGATCCGGCCAGACCCTGGACGATCGCCACGCTGGCCGTCGAGGTGGGACTGTCCCGCTCCGTGCTCGCCGAGCGCTTTCGACACTACTTGTCCGATACCCCCATCGGATACCTCACGCGTTGGCGGCTGCAATTGGCGGCTCAGCAGCTTGCGTCGACATCCAAGAGCGTCGCTGAAGTGGCGGGAGAGGTCGGCTATGAATCCGAACCCTCTTTCAATCGTGCGTTCAAACGAGAGTTCGGCCTGCCACCGGCAAGATTCCGTAGCCAGTCGAGAACCACGGGCGGGACAGCCATCCCCGGTAGGAACACGACTCGCCTCCATACGAGGTAG
- a CDS encoding class I SAM-dependent methyltransferase: protein MTTSTLTTEMDGLKQTLQQIWTAGDYDRFSRYLEGGAREFYERLPVAPGAMLLDVGCGSGQLALIAAKDGLEVTGVDIAPNWVERARARAQAEGLRVRFDQGDAEALPYADKSFDLVVSILGAMFAPRPDLVAQELLRVCVPGGTVAMANWTPQGFVGRMFKIVAKFIAPSGMPSPVLWGEEAMVRERLGAGLSSLHMARRVYRLDYPFPPAEVVDFFRQYYGPINRAFASLDESGQERLRAELELLWSQHNRVQGGATVVEAEYLEVIGTRA, encoded by the coding sequence ATGACGACCAGCACGCTGACCACGGAGATGGATGGGTTGAAGCAGACACTTCAACAGATTTGGACGGCAGGAGACTACGACCGTTTTTCACGCTACCTGGAAGGTGGCGCGCGCGAATTCTACGAACGGCTGCCGGTCGCGCCTGGTGCAATGCTGCTCGACGTCGGGTGCGGATCCGGCCAACTGGCGTTGATTGCCGCCAAGGATGGGCTCGAGGTTACGGGTGTAGATATTGCGCCAAACTGGGTGGAGCGGGCGCGAGCGCGGGCGCAGGCCGAGGGGCTACGGGTCAGGTTCGATCAAGGCGATGCGGAGGCGTTGCCCTATGCCGACAAGTCCTTCGATTTGGTGGTGAGCATTCTCGGCGCCATGTTCGCACCACGTCCGGATCTGGTCGCGCAGGAGCTGTTGCGTGTGTGCGTCCCGGGGGGCACGGTGGCGATGGCGAATTGGACGCCCCAGGGTTTCGTTGGGCGGATGTTCAAGATCGTTGCGAAGTTCATCGCACCTTCCGGGATGCCGTCGCCGGTGTTGTGGGGGGAGGAAGCCATGGTCCGCGAACGACTCGGGGCCGGTCTCTCCTCGTTGCACATGGCGAGGCGAGTCTACCGACTCGACTATCCGTTTCCGCCTGCTGAGGTCGTGGACTTCTTCCGCCAATACTATGGTCCGATCAATCGCGCCTTTGCTTCGTTGGACGAATCCGGTCAGGAGCGCTTACGGGCAGAGTTAGAACTGCTTTGGTCCCAACACAACCGGGTGCAGGGCGGGGCCACAGTGGTGGAGGCGGAATACTTGGAAGTCATCGGCACGCGGGCGTAG
- a CDS encoding carboxymuconolactone decarboxylase family protein has translation MSQALTSVEREQAVGLYDLSNINKMKDLVTLAPEAMTAFIAFDKAALADGIIPKKYKELIALGVAFTTQCPYCIDIHANSARKVGASEPELAETVLVAAALRAGGAITHGTHALK, from the coding sequence ATGTCACAGGCATTGACCAGCGTCGAACGGGAGCAAGCCGTTGGGCTATACGATCTGAGCAATATTAACAAGATGAAAGACCTCGTCACCCTGGCACCGGAAGCGATGACGGCGTTTATCGCGTTCGACAAAGCCGCCCTGGCCGACGGAATCATTCCCAAAAAGTACAAGGAGTTGATCGCACTGGGGGTCGCCTTTACGACGCAGTGCCCCTATTGCATCGATATCCATGCGAACAGTGCGCGGAAAGTGGGTGCGTCAGAACCGGAGCTGGCTGAAACTGTGCTCGTCGCGGCCGCGTTGCGCGCGGGCGGGGCCATCACTCATGGCACCCATGCATTGAAATGA
- a CDS encoding PAS domain S-box protein, whose product MTTSSSPSPSDNPHVQLLRRKLDSESITRRQAETDIDRFFDLSLDMLCIANAEGYFIRLSPAFTRTLGWSLEELMGRPFLDFVHPDDRASTLLEVERQIGRGEPVLEFQNRYQHQNGSWRLLSWKSSPHPDGILYAIARDVTDREQAAQALRRSHEELEHRVQERTAELQQRNRDLETLLYVSSHDLREPLRSISNFSHLVRERYGDRLDMKGIDYLDRVIRAAERMDRLMEDLLVLSRAQRMEMPYEVVRGQDLVRAALTQLDETIRRTGAHIQVATDFPSYRVNKTWVTQALYNLIANALKFHRPGQAPEIDLAPYSLMEGTDRLVGLAVRDRGIGVEPDQAQRIFHLFQRAVGREVHGTGAGLAIVQQIAHRHGGRTWVQPREGGGSEFVLLFGTHSTIEATPGS is encoded by the coding sequence ATGACGACGAGTTCCTCACCTTCCCCGTCTGACAATCCACATGTGCAGTTGCTCCGTCGCAAACTCGACAGCGAATCGATTACGCGCCGGCAGGCGGAAACGGACATCGACCGCTTCTTCGACCTCTCGTTGGACATGCTCTGCATCGCCAATGCCGAAGGCTATTTCATCCGGCTGAGCCCGGCCTTCACCCGCACGTTAGGCTGGAGCCTCGAGGAACTGATGGGCCGGCCTTTCCTCGACTTCGTGCATCCCGATGATCGAGCCAGTACACTGCTTGAGGTCGAACGCCAGATCGGCAGGGGTGAACCGGTCCTGGAGTTTCAGAACCGCTATCAACACCAGAATGGCTCCTGGCGGCTGCTGTCGTGGAAATCTTCGCCGCATCCGGACGGGATCCTCTACGCGATCGCGCGCGACGTCACGGATCGTGAGCAGGCGGCGCAGGCATTGCGACGGTCCCATGAAGAATTGGAGCACCGCGTGCAGGAGCGCACGGCCGAGCTCCAGCAGCGCAATCGCGATTTGGAAACCCTCCTGTACGTCAGCTCGCACGATCTGCGAGAGCCCTTGCGATCCATCTCGAACTTCTCGCACTTGGTGCGCGAACGATACGGCGACCGCCTGGATATGAAGGGCATCGATTACCTCGACCGCGTGATTCGAGCCGCGGAGCGGATGGATCGACTCATGGAGGATCTGCTCGTGCTGTCGAGGGCACAACGCATGGAGATGCCCTATGAGGTGGTCCGCGGTCAAGATCTGGTCAGAGCGGCCTTGACTCAACTCGATGAGACCATCCGGCGCACGGGCGCACACATCCAGGTCGCCACCGACTTTCCTTCGTACCGTGTCAACAAGACCTGGGTCACGCAAGCACTCTACAATCTGATTGCGAACGCGCTGAAATTTCACCGGCCTGGGCAAGCCCCTGAGATCGACTTGGCTCCCTATAGCCTCATGGAAGGCACCGACCGCCTAGTCGGCCTCGCGGTGCGGGACCGCGGGATCGGGGTTGAACCGGACCAAGCCCAACGGATTTTCCACCTGTTCCAACGCGCCGTGGGACGCGAGGTGCACGGCACCGGCGCGGGACTGGCCATCGTCCAACAAATTGCACATCGGCATGGCGGACGAACCTGGGTGCAACCACGGGAAGGCGGCGGCTCTGAATTCGTGTTGCTGTTCGGAACTCACTCAACCATCGAGGCAACGCCGGGATCCTGA
- a CDS encoding SRPBCC family protein, protein MPTNTVRLHRVLRATPERIYRAFLDADAMAKWLPPNGFTGKVHHMDAKVNGTFKMSFTNFTTGKSHSFGGTYLELTPYERIRYTDVFDDPNLPGEMHVTVTLKQVSCGTEMTAVQEGIPEVIPAEACYLGWQESLTLLTKLVEAEIPD, encoded by the coding sequence ATGCCGACCAATACCGTCCGACTTCACCGTGTGCTTCGCGCGACGCCGGAACGAATTTATCGGGCGTTCCTCGATGCAGATGCGATGGCGAAGTGGCTGCCGCCGAACGGGTTCACCGGGAAAGTGCATCACATGGATGCCAAGGTGAATGGCACCTTCAAAATGTCGTTCACGAATTTCACCACAGGAAAGAGCCATTCATTTGGCGGGACATACTTAGAGCTCACGCCGTACGAGCGGATCCGCTACACGGACGTGTTCGACGATCCGAACCTGCCGGGGGAGATGCATGTGACCGTTACCTTGAAACAGGTGTCGTGCGGGACCGAGATGACCGCCGTGCAAGAGGGGATCCCCGAGGTAATTCCCGCGGAAGCCTGCTACCTCGGCTGGCAGGAATCGCTGACCCTGCTGACGAAACTCGTCGAGGCGGAGATTCCCGACTAG
- the pyk gene encoding pyruvate kinase yields the protein MQKTRIICTIGPATESYEMLQKLYDAGMSIARLNMSHGDHESHAKVIQHIKTLNRKVKFPIPILLDTQGPEIRTGDLSNDLNLRQGEIVSVTTRGPLNVEESSIHINYADLLEAVNVGDRITVDNGLINFEVLEKHERHMRCRVLDGGLLKSKRHVNLPGVRVNLPAITPKDTKDILFGLERDVDFIALSFVREAGDIEQLKALMGDKVGRVKIVAKIEDQEGVRNLESIIKESDGIMVARGDLGVEINLEDLPNVQRTIVRLCAEYGKRVIVATHLLESMIHHPHPTRAEVTDVANAIYEEADAVMLSGETTVGKYPVKCVEYLRRIALKSETIPGLQFAKHLRDAGNKQQLAAAAVQLAEGVKAKGIVVITRRGIMADLVANCRPFATNIYAFTNMSQPRRTMLLNRGVYPFKIDFSSDPEKTLQTAFRILKDREQFRAGDKVVIISDVLAQQRVDSIQIRDVPSDDLPPDA from the coding sequence ATGCAAAAGACTCGCATCATCTGCACCATCGGCCCGGCGACAGAATCCTACGAGATGCTGCAGAAACTCTACGACGCCGGCATGAGCATCGCCCGCCTGAACATGTCTCACGGCGACCACGAATCCCACGCCAAGGTCATCCAGCACATCAAGACCCTGAATCGGAAGGTGAAGTTCCCCATCCCCATTCTCCTGGACACACAAGGTCCGGAGATCCGCACCGGGGATCTCTCCAACGACTTGAACCTGCGACAAGGGGAGATCGTCTCCGTCACGACGCGCGGACCCTTGAACGTCGAGGAAAGCTCGATCCACATCAATTATGCCGACCTTCTCGAAGCGGTCAACGTGGGCGACCGGATCACCGTGGACAACGGGTTGATTAATTTCGAGGTGCTGGAGAAGCATGAACGCCACATGCGATGCCGCGTCCTGGACGGCGGGCTGTTGAAAAGCAAACGCCACGTGAATCTCCCCGGCGTGCGCGTCAATCTTCCGGCCATCACGCCCAAGGATACGAAGGATATCCTGTTCGGCCTGGAGCGGGATGTGGACTTCATCGCGCTTTCGTTCGTCCGGGAGGCCGGAGACATCGAGCAACTAAAGGCGCTCATGGGCGACAAGGTCGGACGGGTCAAGATCGTCGCCAAGATCGAAGATCAGGAAGGGGTCCGTAACCTGGAATCCATCATCAAAGAATCGGACGGCATCATGGTGGCGCGTGGAGATTTGGGCGTAGAAATCAATCTCGAGGATCTCCCAAACGTCCAACGCACGATCGTCCGACTCTGCGCCGAGTACGGTAAACGCGTGATCGTGGCGACACATTTGCTCGAATCCATGATCCACCATCCACACCCCACCCGCGCCGAGGTCACCGATGTGGCCAACGCAATCTACGAAGAAGCTGATGCCGTCATGCTGTCCGGCGAAACCACGGTGGGCAAATATCCGGTCAAGTGCGTCGAATATCTTCGCAGGATTGCGCTCAAATCTGAAACGATACCGGGACTCCAATTTGCGAAACACTTGCGTGATGCAGGCAATAAACAGCAGCTGGCGGCAGCGGCCGTGCAACTTGCGGAAGGGGTCAAGGCCAAGGGCATCGTCGTGATTACCAGACGCGGGATCATGGCTGACCTCGTGGCGAATTGTCGCCCCTTCGCCACCAACATCTATGCCTTTACCAACATGAGCCAACCCCGGAGGACCATGTTGCTGAACCGCGGGGTCTATCCGTTTAAAATCGATTTCAGTTCAGACCCGGAAAAAACGCTCCAAACGGCATTCCGCATCCTCAAGGATCGTGAGCAGTTCCGGGCCGGAGACAAGGTCGTCATTATCTCAGACGTGCTGGCGCAGCAACGAGTCGATTCAATTCAGATACGCGACGTGCCGTCGGACGACCTTCCGCCGGACGCGTGA
- a CDS encoding threonine ammonia-lyase has translation MVTAQSIEAAASRIQPSIYESPLVHSRTLSRLTGNTIFLKLENLQMTGSFKERGALNRILMMTDEERRRGVIAASAGNHAQGVAYHATQRNIPVQIWMPRSTPLVKLSATRNHGADVVLHGENYDEACQAAMERSQERHATFIHPFDDDEVIAGQGTLGLELLRQNPTLEVIVVPVGGGGLIGGVSCAIKERASQVEVVGVQTARLPSMSAALGSGAPVELPAGPTLADGIAVRKAGSRTLPLVQRYVDQIHSVDEDEIAAAILTLLEGEKTVAEGAGAVALAALLQGKTGHRGKNIAVLVSGGNLDVNLLARIIERGMVRDGRRLRLRVRLPDYPGSLEGLTAVIAKASANIVETSYNRAHYGVGLNEAALDVTMETRGREHASELLAALSGSRYEFSVIE, from the coding sequence ATGGTGACCGCGCAGTCGATTGAGGCCGCGGCCTCGCGTATCCAACCGTCAATCTACGAATCACCACTGGTCCATTCCAGGACCTTGTCGCGGCTCACCGGCAACACGATCTTCCTCAAGCTCGAAAATCTTCAAATGACGGGGTCGTTCAAGGAGCGGGGGGCCCTCAACCGGATTCTCATGATGACCGATGAGGAGCGCCGCCGCGGCGTCATTGCGGCTTCGGCCGGCAACCACGCGCAGGGCGTGGCCTACCATGCGACCCAACGGAATATTCCTGTCCAGATCTGGATGCCGCGGTCAACGCCGTTGGTCAAACTCTCAGCCACGCGCAACCATGGAGCGGACGTTGTACTCCACGGCGAGAATTATGACGAGGCCTGCCAGGCGGCGATGGAGCGCAGTCAGGAGCGGCACGCAACCTTCATTCATCCCTTCGATGACGATGAAGTGATCGCCGGGCAAGGGACGCTCGGCTTAGAACTGCTGCGGCAGAATCCGACCTTGGAGGTGATCGTCGTGCCGGTAGGCGGCGGAGGGCTGATCGGGGGCGTGAGCTGCGCGATAAAGGAACGGGCGAGCCAGGTGGAAGTGGTGGGTGTGCAAACCGCCCGTCTGCCGTCAATGAGCGCGGCGCTGGGGAGCGGCGCTCCGGTCGAACTGCCGGCCGGCCCGACTTTGGCTGATGGGATCGCCGTGAGAAAAGCCGGCTCCCGGACGCTCCCGTTGGTGCAACGGTACGTTGATCAGATCCACAGCGTCGACGAAGACGAGATCGCGGCGGCGATCCTGACGCTGCTCGAAGGAGAGAAGACCGTGGCGGAGGGAGCAGGGGCCGTGGCGCTGGCGGCATTACTGCAAGGCAAGACGGGGCATCGTGGAAAAAACATCGCCGTGCTCGTATCGGGCGGGAATCTGGATGTGAATCTGCTGGCGCGCATCATCGAGCGGGGAATGGTCAGGGATGGAAGGCGGTTGCGGCTGCGCGTGCGGCTGCCGGACTATCCCGGCTCGCTCGAAGGATTGACCGCGGTGATCGCCAAAGCCAGCGCCAACATCGTGGAGACGTCGTACAACCGCGCCCACTATGGCGTCGGCCTGAACGAGGCGGCGTTGGACGTGACCATGGAAACGCGGGGTCGTGAGCATGCGTCGGAATTGCTGGCGGCGCTGAGCGGGTCCCGTTACGAGTTCAGCGTGATCGAGTAG